Proteins from a single region of Diaphorobacter limosus:
- a CDS encoding mercuric transporter MerT family protein, producing the protein MPTFNFKNSLVAGALAAIGASVCCVVPLVLLMMGIGGAWIASLTALEPLRPWFIAATFLFVGLAFRRLYFQQPACEPGDACARSSVLKRQRLIFWIVALVLLALLSVPWLAPLFL; encoded by the coding sequence ATGCCCACCTTCAACTTCAAGAACTCGCTCGTCGCCGGGGCGCTGGCCGCCATCGGCGCCTCGGTGTGCTGTGTGGTGCCGCTGGTGCTGCTGATGATGGGCATCGGTGGCGCCTGGATCGCCAGTCTCACCGCACTGGAGCCGCTGCGGCCCTGGTTCATTGCGGCAACGTTTCTGTTCGTGGGTTTGGCGTTCCGGCGTCTGTACTTTCAGCAGCCGGCCTGCGAGCCCGGCGACGCCTGCGCCCGATCGAGCGTCCTCAAGCGCCAGCGGCTGATCTTCTGGATCGTCGCGCTGGTGCTTCTCGCCTTGTTGTCGGTGCCCTGGCTGGCACCCTTGTTTCTCTGA
- a CDS encoding heavy-metal-associated domain-containing protein: MRKSVASLLVALSPFAALAATPQTATLHVQNMTCELCPVTVKKSLERLPGVSQVRIDFAKKTATITFDADQAQVSTLVKATTDAGYPSTERK, translated from the coding sequence ATGCGTAAATCAGTCGCATCACTGCTCGTGGCACTGTCGCCGTTCGCTGCCCTGGCCGCAACGCCGCAGACGGCCACGCTCCATGTGCAGAACATGACCTGCGAGCTGTGCCCGGTCACGGTGAAGAAGTCCCTGGAGAGATTGCCTGGCGTCAGCCAGGTCAGGATCGACTTCGCCAAGAAGACGGCGACCATCACGTTCGATGCAGACCAGGCCCAGGTCTCGACACTCGTCAAGGCGACCACCGACGCGGGCTACCCTTCGACGGAGCGCAAATGA
- a CDS encoding GDCCVxC domain-containing (seleno)protein has product MRAGTPTLESVLTCPHCGHATHETMPTDACQFFYECEQCNTLLRPKTGDCCVFCSYGSVKCPPVQMQRGVLKLQCMRDACHAAAI; this is encoded by the coding sequence ATGAGGGCCGGCACACCCACGCTGGAGTCGGTACTGACCTGCCCGCACTGCGGCCATGCTACGCATGAGACCATGCCGACCGATGCCTGCCAGTTCTTCTACGAGTGCGAGCAGTGCAATACGTTGCTGCGGCCAAAGACGGGAGACTGCTGCGTTTTCTGCTCCTACGGATCGGTCAAGTGCCCGCCTGTGCAAATGCAGCGGGGGGTGCTCAAGTTGCAGTGCATGAGGGACGCCTGCCACGCGGCGGCCATCTGA
- a CDS encoding ParB/RepB/Spo0J family partition protein yields MNAVTQTEARAIQAPALEAADPTKNLILVPLSRLVLRPTGRNVRKTPRMSIPELAASIQRVGLLQNLIVIASADGEHYEVVAGGRRLAALKLLAKKHRISKEWEVPCLLVADGTARTASLTENVQREAMHPADQFEAFAALVAEGRPIEDIAADFSVTPLVVQRRLKLANVSPRLIADYRADAVTLDQLMALSITDDHAAQESAFYDAPQWQRGPSALRERLTEREIDAHRHPLVRFVGLDTYEAAGGGIRRDLFAEDDAGVYLNDAGLLERLAQDKLTGIAATVRAEGWAWVDAAPATTYADLQAFQRAPRERREPNKREAQRIEKLQTKMQEVAEAVDAAMDAEDEDKADALQEEGEALGEQLQALEDGLQGYASNVKAAAGAVITIDRNGQAVIHRGLLREVEAKALRTLEKLRQGFSGADTANEDEGEEDEAPKVAAISDRLAQRLSAHRTAALQIEVAQHPQVALAALVYGMVQTVLQGRYHGHDLPLGVRLTVQDRLEGMAPDWPESPAAVALRELQQVTGDALPQDSAELFAALLAMEQGELVKLLAVCVASTVDVVTPRATPHQPGAELAQAVGLDMAAWWKPTAEGYFKHVPKAVILDAVGEFAPDSVNRLAKLKKADIASEAARLAEGTGWMPAIFKAEEPQEEGPKQDAPDDTKAVADEPTEALAA; encoded by the coding sequence ATGAACGCCGTCACCCAAACCGAAGCCCGCGCCATCCAAGCCCCTGCGCTGGAAGCTGCCGACCCCACGAAGAACCTGATTCTGGTGCCGCTGTCGCGGCTGGTGCTGCGCCCCACGGGCCGCAACGTGCGCAAGACCCCGCGCATGTCCATTCCCGAGTTGGCTGCATCCATCCAGCGTGTGGGCCTGTTGCAAAACCTGATCGTGATTGCATCCGCCGATGGCGAGCATTACGAGGTGGTGGCCGGTGGCCGCAGGCTGGCCGCGTTGAAGCTGCTGGCGAAAAAGCACCGCATCAGCAAGGAATGGGAAGTGCCTTGCCTGCTGGTGGCCGACGGCACGGCCCGCACGGCCAGCCTCACCGAGAACGTGCAGCGCGAAGCTATGCACCCCGCCGACCAGTTCGAGGCATTCGCCGCGCTGGTGGCCGAAGGCAGACCCATTGAGGACATTGCAGCGGATTTTTCCGTCACGCCGCTGGTGGTGCAACGCCGCCTGAAACTCGCCAATGTCTCGCCGCGATTGATAGCCGACTATCGCGCCGATGCCGTCACGCTCGATCAGTTGATGGCCTTATCCATCACCGATGACCACGCTGCGCAGGAAAGCGCGTTCTACGATGCGCCGCAGTGGCAGCGCGGCCCGTCTGCATTGCGGGAACGGCTGACCGAGCGCGAAATTGACGCCCATCGGCATCCGCTGGTGCGGTTTGTGGGGCTGGATACCTACGAAGCCGCAGGCGGTGGCATCCGGCGCGATCTGTTCGCGGAAGATGACGCGGGCGTGTATCTCAACGATGCGGGTTTGTTGGAGCGGCTGGCGCAAGACAAGCTGACGGGCATCGCCGCCACGGTTCGCGCCGAGGGATGGGCGTGGGTGGACGCTGCGCCCGCTACCACGTATGCCGACCTGCAAGCCTTCCAACGTGCTCCGAGGGAACGCCGCGAGCCGAATAAGCGCGAAGCGCAGCGCATCGAGAAGCTGCAAACCAAGATGCAGGAAGTCGCCGAAGCTGTGGATGCCGCGATGGACGCCGAGGACGAGGACAAGGCCGATGCTCTGCAGGAGGAAGGCGAAGCCCTGGGCGAGCAGTTGCAGGCGCTGGAGGATGGTTTGCAAGGGTATGCCTCGAACGTGAAGGCCGCAGCCGGTGCCGTCATCACCATCGACCGCAACGGGCAGGCCGTGATTCATCGTGGGCTGCTGCGCGAGGTCGAGGCGAAAGCCCTTCGCACGCTGGAAAAGCTGCGGCAGGGTTTCAGCGGCGCGGATACCGCGAACGAGGACGAAGGCGAGGAAGACGAAGCGCCCAAGGTCGCAGCGATTTCCGACAGGCTGGCTCAGCGCCTGAGCGCCCACCGCACCGCCGCGCTGCAAATCGAGGTGGCCCAGCATCCGCAGGTGGCATTGGCCGCACTGGTGTATGGCATGGTGCAGACCGTCCTGCAGGGCCGCTACCACGGCCACGACCTCCCGCTGGGCGTGCGCCTCACGGTGCAAGACCGGCTGGAAGGCATGGCCCCGGACTGGCCGGAATCGCCCGCCGCCGTGGCTCTGCGCGAATTGCAGCAAGTCACGGGCGACGCCTTGCCGCAGGACAGCGCCGAACTGTTCGCCGCGCTGCTGGCGATGGAGCAAGGCGAGCTGGTGAAGCTGCTGGCCGTGTGCGTGGCTTCGACGGTGGACGTGGTGACGCCACGCGCCACGCCGCACCAGCCCGGCGCGGAACTGGCGCAGGCAGTGGGCCTTGATATGGCTGCATGGTGGAAGCCGACTGCGGAAGGCTACTTTAAGCACGTTCCGAAGGCCGTGATTCTGGATGCCGTGGGCGAGTTTGCGCCGGATTCCGTCAACCGGCTGGCGAAGCTCAAGAAGGCCGACATTGCCAGCGAGGCGGCGCGACTGGCCGAGGGTACGGGCTGGATGCCCGCCATCTTCAAGGCCGAAGAGCCGCAGGAAGAAGGCCCGAAGCAGGACGCCCCGGACGATACCAAAGCCGTGGCGGATGAACCCACCGAGGCATTGGCAGCTTGA
- a CDS encoding DUF932 domain-containing protein — translation MLATRFASHSPVLRSDSPLSDDQIHRVAPSIFAEAPHESRSQRYAYIPTATVLTELRKEGFQPFMVTQTRVRDEGRREHTKHMIRLRHASQINGAEANEIVLLNSHDGTSSYQMLAGMFRFVCSNGLVCGDTVADVRVPHKGDVAGHVVEGAYQVLSGFERVKENREAMRAVTLDDGEAEVFARAALALKYDDPNKPAPVTESQILMPRRFDDRRPDLWSVFNRAQENLTKGGLHGRSANGRRQRTRPVQGIDSDVRLNRALWLLADGMRALKA, via the coding sequence ATGCTTGCAACCCGTTTCGCTTCCCACTCCCCGGTACTGCGCAGCGATTCCCCGCTGTCTGATGACCAGATTCACCGTGTGGCCCCGTCCATCTTCGCGGAAGCGCCGCACGAAAGCCGTTCGCAGAGGTACGCCTACATCCCCACCGCCACGGTGCTGACCGAGCTTCGCAAGGAGGGGTTTCAACCCTTCATGGTGACGCAGACCCGCGTGCGCGATGAAGGCCGCCGCGAGCACACCAAACACATGATCCGGCTGCGCCACGCCAGCCAGATCAACGGCGCGGAAGCCAATGAAATCGTGCTGCTGAACTCCCATGACGGCACCAGCAGCTATCAGATGCTGGCCGGGATGTTCCGCTTCGTTTGCAGCAATGGCCTTGTCTGCGGCGACACCGTGGCGGACGTGCGCGTACCCCACAAAGGCGATGTGGCCGGGCACGTCGTCGAAGGCGCTTATCAAGTGTTGAGCGGCTTCGAGCGCGTGAAGGAAAACCGCGAAGCAATGCGGGCCGTCACGCTCGACGATGGCGAGGCCGAAGTATTCGCCCGTGCCGCATTGGCCCTCAAGTACGACGACCCGAACAAGCCCGCGCCCGTCACCGAGTCACAAATCCTGATGCCGCGCCGGTTTGACGACCGCCGCCCCGACCTGTGGAGCGTGTTCAACCGCGCACAGGAGAACTTGACCAAGGGCGGATTGCATGGCCGCAGCGCCAACGGACGCCGCCAGCGCACCCGCCCCGTGCAGGGCATTGATTCCGATGTGCGCCTGAACCGCGCCCTGTGGCTGCTGGCCGATGGTATGCGCGCCCTCAAAGCCTGA
- a CDS encoding DUF2958 domain-containing protein encodes MNNALITAEQRIVLLANGRESLENPDFDPAPVVKLFTPDAGATWLLTEIDPDDHDHAFGLCDLGLGMPEIGWVSLGELAMVRGGLGLPIERDLSFRAEKRLSAYARDARLAGRVVV; translated from the coding sequence ATGAACAACGCACTCATCACTGCCGAGCAGCGCATCGTGCTGCTGGCCAACGGCCGCGAATCTCTGGAGAACCCGGACTTCGATCCGGCGCCCGTGGTCAAGCTGTTCACGCCGGATGCCGGCGCGACCTGGCTGCTGACCGAGATTGATCCCGATGACCATGACCACGCCTTTGGTCTTTGCGACCTGGGCCTGGGGATGCCGGAAATCGGCTGGGTCAGTCTGGGCGAACTGGCGATGGTGCGCGGCGGGCTGGGCCTGCCGATCGAACGCGACCTGTCGTTCCGCGCCGAGAAGCGGTTGAGCGCCTATGCGCGCGATGCGCGGCTGGCCGGGCGGGTCGTCGTCTGA
- a CDS encoding ArsR/SmtB family transcription factor — translation MNEDQAVSALGALAHTQRLRVFRALVVAGSEGLTPSVLADQLDVARNSLSFHLKELAHAGLVTIEQQGRNLIYRADFAQMNSLLGYMTEHCCQGGVCEVTESPFTCASC, via the coding sequence ATGAACGAAGATCAAGCTGTTTCCGCCCTCGGCGCCCTAGCTCACACCCAACGCCTGCGCGTATTTCGCGCCTTGGTCGTCGCAGGCTCCGAGGGGCTGACGCCCAGCGTCCTCGCCGACCAGCTCGACGTGGCCCGCAACTCTTTGTCCTTCCACTTGAAGGAACTGGCCCATGCCGGCCTCGTCACCATCGAACAGCAAGGCCGCAACCTGATCTACCGCGCCGACTTCGCGCAGATGAATAGTCTGCTTGGCTACATGACCGAGCACTGCTGCCAGGGCGGCGTATGCGAAGTCACTGAATCGCCCTTCACCTGTGCCTCCTGCTGA
- the arsD gene encoding arsenite efflux transporter metallochaperone ArsD — protein sequence MPNIQIFDPALCCSTGVCGVEVDQNLVNFAADVDWAKQNGAQVERFNLAQQPLAFAENPTVKGFLQRSGQEALPLVLVDCEVALAGRYPSRSELTRWAGIEAPEASPAQNTCCSGDRCC from the coding sequence ATGCCAAACATCCAGATTTTCGACCCGGCGCTGTGTTGCAGCACCGGCGTATGTGGCGTTGAAGTGGATCAAAACTTAGTGAACTTCGCCGCCGATGTGGATTGGGCCAAGCAAAACGGTGCTCAGGTCGAACGCTTCAACCTGGCACAGCAACCCCTCGCTTTCGCCGAAAACCCAACCGTGAAAGGCTTTTTGCAACGCTCGGGCCAAGAGGCGCTGCCCCTGGTTCTGGTCGATTGTGAGGTGGCCTTGGCCGGCCGCTACCCCAGCCGAAGCGAATTGACCCGCTGGGCTGGCATCGAGGCGCCCGAAGCCTCTCCAGCCCAAAACACCTGCTGCTCTGGCGACCGCTGCTGCTAA
- the arsA gene encoding arsenical pump-driving ATPase — protein sequence MHFLTQAPRFLFFTGKGGVGKTSIACATAVQLAAQGQRVLLVSTDPASNVGQVFGERIGNHITAIPAVPNLWALEIDPQAAAQAYRDRIVGPVRGVLPDDVVRGIEESLSGACTTEIAAFDEFTALLTDSALTQDYAHIIFDTAPTGHTIRLLQLPGAWSGFLEAGKGDASCLGPLAGLEKQRSQYKAAVEALADPLRSRMVLVARAQRPTLREAARTHEELAAIGLSQQHLVINGVFPAGEAENDPLAAAIYQREQATLATIPQALQALPRDQIALKPFNLVGLDALRHLLVDTDATHGADAIQLPDQINAPDLSALVNEIAADGHGLVMVMGKGGVGKTTLAAAIAVELASRGLPVHLTTSDPAAHLADTLEGSLPNLALSRIDPQEATARYRQHVMETKGAQLDAEGRALLEEDLRSPCTEEIAVFQAFSRAIREGKRKFVVMDTAPTGHTLLLLDATGAYHRDIARQMGETGVHFTTPMMQLQDPKQTKVLIVSLAETTPVLEAANLQDDLRRAGIEPWAWVVNNSVAAAHPHSPLLRQRARNELREIDAVATKHAQRYAIVPLLTEEPVGVERLRALANWRVS from the coding sequence ATGCACTTCCTGACCCAGGCGCCTCGCTTCCTTTTTTTCACCGGAAAAGGGGGCGTCGGCAAGACCTCCATCGCCTGCGCAACGGCCGTACAACTTGCGGCCCAGGGCCAGCGCGTGCTGCTCGTCAGCACCGATCCGGCTTCCAACGTGGGGCAGGTTTTCGGCGAACGCATCGGCAACCACATCACGGCGATTCCCGCCGTACCGAACCTATGGGCGCTGGAGATCGACCCACAGGCGGCAGCGCAAGCCTACCGTGACCGCATTGTCGGCCCGGTGCGAGGCGTGCTGCCCGACGACGTGGTGCGCGGCATCGAAGAATCCCTGTCGGGTGCCTGCACCACGGAAATCGCCGCCTTCGACGAGTTCACGGCCTTGCTGACCGACTCGGCGCTGACGCAGGATTACGCGCACATCATCTTCGACACGGCCCCTACCGGCCACACCATCCGCCTGCTGCAACTTCCGGGCGCGTGGAGCGGTTTTCTGGAAGCGGGCAAGGGCGATGCGTCGTGCCTGGGGCCGCTGGCGGGCCTGGAAAAACAGCGCAGTCAGTACAAGGCTGCGGTGGAGGCACTGGCCGACCCCTTGCGCAGCCGCATGGTGTTGGTGGCCCGTGCGCAGCGCCCCACACTGCGCGAGGCGGCACGCACCCATGAAGAACTGGCCGCCATCGGCCTGTCGCAGCAACACTTGGTCATCAACGGTGTCTTCCCCGCCGGCGAGGCCGAAAACGACCCACTCGCCGCCGCCATCTACCAAAGAGAGCAAGCCACACTGGCCACCATTCCGCAGGCACTGCAGGCCTTGCCTCGGGATCAAATCGCGCTCAAGCCGTTCAACCTCGTCGGCCTCGATGCCCTGCGTCACCTGCTGGTCGATACCGACGCCACGCATGGCGCCGATGCCATCCAGCTGCCCGACCAGATCAATGCGCCAGACTTGTCCGCCTTGGTCAACGAGATTGCCGCCGATGGACATGGACTGGTCATGGTGATGGGCAAGGGCGGCGTGGGCAAGACCACGCTGGCCGCTGCCATCGCCGTGGAGCTGGCGAGCCGGGGCTTGCCCGTGCACCTCACCACCTCCGACCCGGCCGCGCACCTGGCCGATACGTTGGAAGGCTCGCTTCCCAACTTGGCGCTCAGCCGTATCGACCCTCAGGAAGCTACGGCGCGCTACCGCCAGCATGTGATGGAAACCAAGGGCGCGCAGCTCGATGCCGAAGGCCGCGCCCTGCTGGAAGAAGACTTGCGTTCGCCCTGTACCGAGGAAATCGCGGTGTTCCAGGCGTTCTCCCGCGCCATCCGCGAAGGGAAACGGAAGTTCGTGGTGATGGACACCGCGCCCACCGGCCACACCTTGTTGCTGCTCGACGCCACCGGCGCCTACCACCGCGACATTGCCCGGCAGATGGGGGAGACGGGCGTTCACTTCACGACGCCGATGATGCAGTTGCAAGACCCCAAGCAGACGAAGGTGCTCATCGTCTCGCTCGCCGAGACCACACCGGTGCTGGAAGCGGCCAACCTGCAAGACGACCTGCGTCGTGCAGGTATCGAGCCGTGGGCGTGGGTCGTCAACAACAGCGTGGCGGCCGCGCACCCGCATTCCCCGCTGTTGCGCCAGCGCGCGCGCAACGAGCTGCGCGAGATCGACGCTGTGGCCACGAAGCACGCGCAGCGTTACGCCATCGTGCCGCTGCTGACGGAGGAACCGGTGGGTGTGGAACGCCTGCGGGCTTTGGCGAATTGGAGGGTTTCATGA
- the arsB gene encoding ACR3 family arsenite efflux transporter → MIRAASPMGLFERYLTLWVALCILAGLALGNLMPELFSALAAIEYASVNLIVAVLIWAMVYPMMIAIDLGSLKAVGRRPKGLVITLTINWLIKPFTMAALAVLFFEYLLADLINPGDAQQYIAGLILLGAAPCTAMVFVWSQMTRGDPNYTLVQVSVNDLVMVVAFAPIVALLLGVTEIAIPWETLVLSVVLYIVLPLIAGWWTRKRLTAQGGEAAVSDFTARIKPVSMLGLLLTVVLLFGFQGPVILAQPTLIALIALPILIQSYAIFALGYAWAWAWRLPHPIAAPCAMIGTSNFFELAVAVAIGLFGLNSGAALATVVGVLVEVPVMLSLVAFANRTRVRFAAL, encoded by the coding sequence ATGATCCGCGCTGCCTCGCCCATGGGCCTGTTCGAGCGCTACCTGACGCTCTGGGTCGCGCTGTGCATCCTGGCCGGGCTGGCTCTGGGCAACCTGATGCCAGAGCTGTTCAGTGCACTGGCAGCCATCGAATACGCCTCGGTCAACCTCATCGTCGCCGTGCTGATCTGGGCCATGGTGTACCCGATGATGATCGCCATTGATCTGGGTTCGCTCAAGGCCGTGGGCCGGCGACCAAAGGGGCTGGTGATCACGCTGACGATCAACTGGCTGATCAAGCCCTTCACCATGGCGGCGCTGGCGGTGCTGTTCTTTGAGTATCTGTTGGCTGATCTGATCAACCCGGGTGATGCTCAGCAATACATCGCCGGCCTGATCCTGCTGGGCGCCGCGCCTTGCACCGCCATGGTCTTCGTGTGGTCACAAATGACTCGGGGCGATCCGAATTACACGCTGGTGCAGGTCTCGGTGAACGACCTGGTGATGGTGGTGGCGTTCGCACCCATCGTCGCCCTGCTGCTGGGCGTCACCGAAATCGCCATCCCCTGGGAAACCTTGGTGCTGTCGGTGGTGCTTTACATCGTGCTACCCCTGATCGCAGGCTGGTGGACGCGCAAGCGCCTGACCGCCCAGGGCGGCGAGGCGGCCGTCTCGGACTTCACCGCGCGCATCAAGCCTGTCTCCATGCTCGGCCTGCTGCTCACCGTGGTGCTGCTGTTCGGCTTTCAGGGCCCGGTGATCCTGGCCCAGCCCACGCTGATTGCGCTGATTGCCTTGCCCATCCTGATCCAGTCCTACGCCATCTTCGCCCTGGGCTATGCCTGGGCCTGGGCCTGGCGCCTGCCGCACCCGATTGCCGCACCCTGCGCAATGATCGGCACGTCCAACTTCTTCGAGTTGGCGGTGGCCGTGGCTATTGGCCTGTTTGGCCTGAACTCGGGCGCGGCGCTGGCCACCGTGGTTGGCGTGCTGGTCGAGGTGCCAGTGATGCTGTCCCTGGTGGCTTTTGCCAACCGCACGCGCGTGCGTTTTGCAGCGTTATGA
- a CDS encoding arsenite methyltransferase, protein MSDDAHRRTVRDAYAQVAQVSGKGQSGGNASSCCGVSDDGAINTLISTRLGYSQADLDLAPAGADMGLGCGNPKAIAALKPGETVVDLGSGGGFDCFLAVGEVGRSGQVIGVDMTPEMVSKARANALKGQYENVEFRLGEIEHLPIADAVADVVISNCVINLSPDKPQVFREAFRVLKAGGRLAISDVVATAPLPEDMRNDAALIAGCMGNASLIADLEAMMRAAGFEQIRIQPKDESKTFIEDWAPGRKVTDFVVSATIEAIKPGTTPSHLS, encoded by the coding sequence ATGAGTGACGATGCGCATCGCCGTACCGTGCGAGATGCCTATGCCCAGGTGGCTCAGGTCAGCGGCAAAGGACAAAGCGGCGGCAATGCTTCGAGTTGCTGCGGCGTCAGCGACGATGGCGCCATCAACACGCTCATCTCCACCCGTCTGGGTTACAGCCAGGCCGACTTGGATCTGGCGCCCGCTGGCGCCGACATGGGTCTGGGCTGCGGCAATCCCAAGGCCATTGCCGCACTGAAGCCGGGCGAAACAGTCGTCGACCTGGGATCGGGCGGTGGCTTCGACTGCTTCCTGGCCGTTGGCGAGGTGGGGCGCAGCGGCCAGGTGATCGGCGTTGACATGACCCCGGAGATGGTCTCCAAGGCACGTGCCAATGCGCTAAAGGGTCAATACGAAAACGTGGAGTTCCGCCTCGGCGAGATCGAGCACCTGCCGATTGCCGATGCTGTTGCCGACGTGGTGATCTCCAATTGCGTCATCAACCTGTCGCCCGACAAGCCCCAGGTGTTCCGCGAGGCTTTCCGCGTGCTCAAGGCCGGAGGGCGGTTGGCCATTTCCGACGTGGTCGCGACTGCCCCGCTGCCCGAGGACATGCGCAACGATGCCGCGCTCATTGCCGGGTGCATGGGCAACGCATCGCTGATTGCCGACCTGGAGGCGATGATGCGTGCCGCCGGATTCGAGCAGATCCGCATCCAGCCGAAAGACGAGTCGAAGACCTTCATCGAGGACTGGGCGCCGGGACGCAAGGTCACCGACTTCGTCGTCTCGGCCACGATCGAAGCCATCAAGCCGGGCACCACGCCGTCGCATCTCTCATGA
- the arsC gene encoding arsenate reductase (glutaredoxin) (This arsenate reductase requires both glutathione and glutaredoxin to convert arsenate to arsenite, after which the efflux transporter formed by ArsA and ArsB can extrude the arsenite from the cell, providing resistance.) has product MNPITIYHNPACGTSRNVLAMIRNSGEEPVVIEYLKTPPDRATLTALIAAMGVPVRAVLREKGTPYAELGLDDPKWSDEQLIGFMLQHPILINRPIVVTPLGTMLCRPSETVLDILPQPQRGAFSKEDGEAVVNAEGRRV; this is encoded by the coding sequence ATGAATCCAATCACTATTTATCACAACCCCGCCTGCGGCACATCGCGCAACGTGCTCGCCATGATCCGTAACAGTGGCGAGGAGCCTGTCGTCATCGAGTACCTGAAGACACCGCCCGACCGGGCCACGTTGACAGCGCTGATCGCCGCCATGGGCGTGCCGGTACGTGCCGTCCTGCGCGAAAAGGGTACGCCTTATGCCGAGTTGGGTCTCGATGACCCGAAATGGAGCGACGAGCAGTTGATCGGATTCATGCTCCAGCACCCCATTCTTATCAACCGCCCCATCGTGGTCACGCCGCTGGGCACCATGCTGTGCCGGCCTTCGGAGACGGTGTTGGACATCCTGCCCCAGCCGCAGCGCGGTGCATTCAGCAAGGAAGACGGCGAAGCCGTCGTGAATGCGGAAGGCCGCCGTGTCTGA
- the arsH gene encoding arsenical resistance protein ArsH, with amino-acid sequence MSESRVDLPNIDTALFQQPDAQRLMAPERATHAPRFLLLYGSLRERSFSRLAAEEAARILRALGGETRMFNPSGLPLVDDAPHDHPKVRELHELVQWAESMVWSSPERHGAMTGLMKTQIDWIPLSIGAVRPTQGKTLAVMQVSGGSQSFNAINQMRVLGRWMRMLTIPNQSSVAKAYQEFDEAGRMKPSAYYDRIVDVMEELMKFTLLTRDVAPYLVDRYSERKESAEALSRRVNQAAI; translated from the coding sequence GTGTCTGAATCCAGAGTTGACCTGCCCAATATCGACACCGCGCTGTTCCAGCAACCCGATGCCCAGCGGCTGATGGCGCCCGAGCGTGCCACCCACGCGCCGCGCTTCCTGCTGCTCTACGGCTCACTGCGTGAACGCTCGTTCAGCCGCCTGGCTGCCGAAGAAGCGGCGCGCATCCTGCGTGCGCTCGGTGGCGAAACGCGAATGTTCAACCCCTCGGGCCTGCCGCTGGTGGACGATGCGCCTCACGATCACCCGAAGGTCAGGGAACTGCACGAACTGGTGCAATGGGCCGAAAGCATGGTGTGGAGTTCGCCTGAGCGCCACGGCGCCATGACCGGCCTGATGAAAACGCAGATCGACTGGATTCCACTGTCCATCGGCGCGGTGCGCCCCACTCAGGGCAAGACGCTGGCGGTGATGCAGGTATCGGGCGGTTCTCAATCCTTCAATGCCATCAACCAGATGCGCGTGTTGGGCCGCTGGATGCGGATGCTGACCATTCCCAACCAGTCCTCGGTGGCCAAGGCATACCAGGAGTTTGATGAAGCAGGACGCATGAAGCCCTCTGCCTACTACGACCGCATTGTGGATGTGATGGAAGAGCTGATGAAGTTCACGCTGCTCACGCGCGATGTGGCACCCTATCTCGTGGATCGCTACAGCGAGCGCAAGGAAAGCGCCGAAGCCCTGAGCAGGCGCGTCAATCAAGCAGCGATCTGA
- the radC gene encoding RadC family protein yields MSQLSFSSFDTSLMVRDAQSRYLLATADQILEAARQAIEHKMQRGASFTSPAAVKEYLCAKLAGFEHEVFAVLFLDTQHRLIEYAEMFRGTIDSASVYPRELVKEALRLNAAAVIVSHNHPSGNPEPSRADEVLTQRLKEALALVDVRTLDHIIVAGGSTISFAERGLI; encoded by the coding sequence ATGTCGCAACTGTCCTTTTCCTCGTTCGATACCTCGCTGATGGTGCGTGACGCACAGAGCCGCTACCTGCTGGCCACGGCGGACCAGATTCTGGAGGCCGCGCGCCAGGCCATCGAGCACAAGATGCAGCGCGGTGCGTCGTTCACTTCGCCGGCGGCGGTCAAGGAATACCTGTGCGCCAAGCTGGCCGGCTTCGAGCACGAGGTGTTCGCGGTGCTGTTCCTCGATACACAGCATCGCCTGATCGAATACGCCGAGATGTTCCGCGGCACCATCGACAGCGCATCGGTGTATCCGCGCGAGCTGGTCAAGGAGGCGCTGCGGCTCAATGCAGCGGCGGTCATCGTTTCGCACAACCATCCGAGCGGCAATCCAGAGCCGAGCAGAGCCGACGAAGTACTGACCCAGCGGCTCAAGGAGGCGTTGGCGCTGGTGGATGTTCGCACGTTGGATCACATCATCGTGGCGGGTGGCAGCACCATATCCTTCGCCGAACGCGGTCTGATTTGA